The Haemorhous mexicanus isolate bHaeMex1 chromosome 6, bHaeMex1.pri, whole genome shotgun sequence genome includes the window AGAAAACTAGACAAACACAGCAGACCTCATGCCTCCTTCAATAAGGGAATATCTGAAtggcagggagagaaaaaaaaaaaagaaaaagtagtcAAGGTTCTGTAGTTCAACACACACCAGAAAAAGTACTGTTGAAAGCAAGACAAGCTCCCACTTTCGTAACATGACAACGCAGTGTCTTCCTCTCATCACATCACAGCGGAACTCTGGAGGACTCTGCTCCAACCTGCCCCTGAGAGTGGGACCATCACCAGCTCCAGCCTCGAAAAACTCCAAGGACAGATTCCATCACCACTCTGGGTGTATGTCTGGTCCTGCATTACCCTCCTAGCACAAAGTATTTCTTAATACCACAGCAAGGGGAAGTTCTGCCCTGAGCTATCTACAAGCCAGTTACATTTCTTGCCTAAGACACAGCAGTCCCTGCAGAAGCAACTTTAAGCTACACCTTCACATCAGCTCTGGCATTGCAAAGCCACTCCTCCAGGACAGGACAGAAGTGAGGAATAAAACATGTTTTGACCGTTCAACAgacctgcccctctgccctctACAGTAAGTTCAAGCACATGGCTCTGATGTCTTGCAGGCTAAGGCTGCAGCACTGAATGCTTTGTGGCAGAAAGCTGCTTACAAAAATAGTCTAAAAATTAAGCAGCCCAAACATCACAAAGGGTTTGTATTCCAAGCATGTCCTCCCACTCCCACCAACTTAAGTTTCcacaaacacagacattttACAGCTTTTGCACTATGATGCTGGAGGCTGGACTTCTCTGAAAATCCTTTGTTAAGAGTAAGCAGACTTACTCAGACTGTCCTAGGCTCCCAGCTCTGAGAAGAGTGAATTCTTCAGAAGGTATTAAATACTGCTTACATGTTTAAGAGGTAAAACATGCTATAGAGACTGCATCTTTTCAAAAGCTGCTCTAGTGGCAAACACACATAGGGGCATCCCTTGATATTTTTTCACCCTAGATAATCAACTCAGAACCTACTCTTAAAAGGGTCTCATTTAGGGCTCCTTGCACAAGTCACTTACCATCTGTGTATTCCTCAGAGGAAGTGAGTGACAAAAGGCTCTGTATGTCACTGCTTTCTGAATCTTGGACCTCTTTGTGTACAGGTCTACTGCTAGCCATGCCAGCTACCCAGGAAGAGGTAGCAGCCTGATGCACAAGAACAGTTTCAGAGCGCTGAGAGCCACTGGCTTCACACAGTCCAGAATGTCCAGGGGCTTCATCTTCTCTTTCAAAGGTATTGTGAGCCCCTTGGTCCGGCTGCTGCATCTCTCTGGGTCCATTCTGTCCAGCTCCCTCCGAAAGCACGATCTGCACTCGCGAGTCTGAGGGTGGAATGCaattccctgtgctgccatATACTGCTTCTTCATAGGATGGCAAGGCCACTTGGACACCATCCACCATAATAGAGACCTGATCTCCAGACACACCTTGGTCCCGCCTCAAAAAACAAAGGAAcaaggggggaggggggagaaagaaaataaatcaagttGAGTATTTATTTTACTATACATATCTTACCAAGAACCCCAGTAACCTCCCTCGGCAGAACTCTAACTCTCACCATTTAGGGGAGGACAGAAACTTGAATGGTGATTTAAAAAGGTCAAGCAAGCACAGTCTTGGAGCCCTACTGCGAATTGCCACTAGACATGAGCAGGGACTGTAATTCACAGCACCCGATGGACTTAGCAGCAAGAGCTGAAAAGGTTACAGTGCCTCCCCCCACCCTCACCGCTTACCTCCATAGCTAAATTTAACAAAGGTCATGactcagctctgtgcttttGGCAAAGAGCACCGTTGAGGCCAGCCTGGTGCACTGCTGCATTCTACAACACCCAGCACTGTCTGTtccactgcctctgctgccGGCCAGATAACCTCTGGCAGGATGGGGAAgacagctctggcacagcatGAATCACCTGGCCTCGTAAGACCTGagagaaaatttttcttttctagtagTTTGGGCCTTTTCAGAAGAGGGCAGACTGCAGGGCCCCACCTCTCAACCTCCCCACTGCTGGAGTGTCTGCCTTAGCTGGCAGCAGTGTTATGGTTGGGTCCCTCCTCTCATCCACAAACCCAGGCCAGGAGggttctcctcctgcagcagagaaggaTGGCAGACTTACACATGTATCTGAAGAGCAGCACTGCTTAATTTCAGGTCCACAGGACCTCAAGCAGTCAGGGAAAGATGCACATATATACACCCCAACACAGACTTCAGCAGCTATCCAAGGCTAGAAGAGGTAGGAAACTGATCTACAGCCAGGCAAGTAAGTATCATAACTTTTTCCATTCAAAGCCAAGGCAACAGCATAAGGTAGGAAGTCACTCAATGGGTGGCACATAAGACTGGGGACTGCAGGTGGGTATCACAGACCATTTCAGAGAAGCGATGGATCAGCAGGATGGGGCAGACATGTCTCTGAGGCGATGAAAAGGGGAACAGAGAAGCGAGGAGCCAAGTTGCTCCAAAACAAAGGTCTAGCCCACCTACCTGAAGGGGCTTCTACTGCAAAGAAACAGGGGGACCTCTGAgcccctccaaacccagctacACTTACCTGCTGTGATGGAATGACTTCAGCTTTGgctgcagcaaaacaaacagcacAACTAACAGCAGAATCAGGGCGACGGAGCTCGCTGTGGAGGCTACTATGGACAGCGTGGGCACTCCAATTGTGGGAGGAGAGTCCTTTTCTACAAAACCAAGGGGAACACAAGGTAAAATGTGTAACTGCCATAGAGAAGGGAAAACATTCACACTGCTCCTCAGGACTTACTCCTGGGTGTGTGTAAGGAACCCAAGTTTCCCATACAAGACACAGAACCTATCTCAGTTTCTCAGTTTGCAGCTCAAGATGACACCTCTCTATCAGCTGTAAAGGGAACCCAACACAACACAGGCACATACAAGGGTCTTTGGAAAAgcacagagcaaacagaaaagcaatGGAAGCAGGCCATGGGAACTGACAGATGGTGTAAGGGTCATGTTATATATAGATCTGCCTGAGCAAAAGCTAGAGAATGTCATGATGTCACCAGCAAGGCCAATAATTGTCTAGCACAATAAGCAGCATATTTTAGgccaaacaacagaaaaagttccagaaaacattttttctcaaCTAATGTAACAGTCATGCAAAGAGGGGTGGAAGTCAACTGGCTAGGTATTATTATGCATTTATTACAATTAagacacagaaaatattaagtTTCTCTCACACACAAACATATGCCAGAGGATAGAGAAGGAAGGCAGATGTTTTGTTCAGGGTGTTGAGTTTTCAGTGTTCACATTACTCTTTCCTGCccttctgcagctgtgctgtgtgactGCACAGAAACCAATTTGGCTTTTAAAGGACCTGTGCAGGAATAAACTGGGAACGAAGAGAGAATGGCTTGGAGGTGGTATTGCTGAGCACTGCATACCATGCCTAGAAGGCTACACTAGTCCTTTCACCTCTCTAGAGGAAATAATTGTCTCTGTGTTGTTTCTGTCCCTAATTTGTGTCTTTGGTAGAGATCCAAAAAGCCTCACCTACCCACCAGCAAACACTACTGTGAATTGCACATTTGGTTTATGCCATTCCCCAGTTCCTCTTTCTATATCCAACACATTCTTCAGCACTGGGCTCAAACTGCAGAGTGAATTCAGGACACATGCAATGAGGGATGAGAGGCAGAGCAAcagataaacaaaaaaaaaaaaaaaaggagttggaggatgatttttttaagcCTACAGCCTGAAATCTATCCCAAGACGGGCATTTAAGATGGAAACCTAGTTTGTAATTTTCTGCATCATCTCTTGGGATCAAACCTACTTGGTTTAGTTGTTTTGAACTTGTTCCTTTGAAATCTTTTAGAAGTATCTTGACCCCtccccagggaaaaaaaacaaaaacaaaaacaaaacacagtgaCGAGCACATTTTTCCCTCTGGCAAATAGGGTTGAGTAAGGAATTTAACTTCCAGCATTTCTAAGGGCACTAACAGGAACAAGGGAAGGCAAATAGAGATGCCCCATTTTCAGCATCAGCACATGATGCTGTCAAACTGCTCACTATCCAGGGTGCACTGCAGAACATTTACCATCACGTATGCCAAAAAAATGTCACTACCTCATACAATAAACTGCCAAAAGGCTATGGGGCTGACAGGCTCAGAGCTGCATAACTGCTAGGGACTTACTTTATCCTATATGGAGCAGGTAGGATCTTACCCTTACCAATAATTTTAAGACCAACTGCCTTTGTAGAGTCTCccacccccttcccccttctttGAGCCTTTTGAAGGAGAACCACTAGTTGAGTCAGCTATCTCTGACCCTGAACAGTTGATTCAAAGCTTGTGTGGTGAAAGCAATGGCTTTTTCATTGGGTCAGACTTTTGAGGCACCATATTTCTGATAATGCCACTGACCCTTCAAGATGCCAAAGAAATCGGAGGGATTTCTGCTCATCACAACACAATCCTTCAGCTAGACCAAGTGCCATCGTGCAGGAATGCCACTCATGGAACACTATGTGCAATAGCACAGCTTTGCTCTCCAGCCTGGGTGCAGTAAGGGGAAGGGGGATCGCTGCAGAAGGGAAGCTTaagctgaatttaaaaatcTCCTTCAGGATCAGGATTTGCTGCCACGTAAACTCCCAGATCCTTCCTTATATATCACAGGAAGGGACTATTGGAGTGGCATAAAAAGACAGTGTCTTtgggacaggacaggatgtTCCAGAGATGAGAGGTATGCAGTGAGCTCCATAAAGAGTTTGATGAtggtaatttttatttcctgtttcttCCCAATTAAGCTGACACATTTTGCTTTATGTATTATGAGACTTAATTCCAAAGTATCCTGCTGGCTCAGCAGGACTGAGTAGTAAGGTTCTATCAACTAGCCCACCTAGAAGAGGGGAGAGAGTTCTCCTTTTATCCAATATACCCACTGTTAAAAGCAGAAGAGTCGTAGGCAAATTAAGAGCTGTATTATTaacattttcctgcaaatcTTTTTACTTTGCTGCTTTGATGGAGGGGTTCCTGTTCAGCTGGGGAgacacaaaacaaaagctgtcCACTTCTATTTGGACAGAAGTAGAAATCATTTGTCAGCAATGTCCTTTCCCACCAGTACAGTGAAAAGTAGAACCAATCTTTTCAGCACAGGAAACCGATGGTTACTTAACCTGTTTGCAAGGAAGATTGACTctacacacacacccacacacaagTGCATAGACTCACTGAAGGAGATGCACAATCAAACccatcaaaataaaaccagacaGCATGGAAAATGCTACTGTTAGGGCTTCCAGCATTCCAGGGATGAGAGGCTCAAGATAAGAGGCTCCACATAAGTAACAAGTTGCCTACTTT containing:
- the SUSD6 gene encoding sushi domain-containing protein 6 isoform X1, giving the protein MCHGMVASKSNTGSSLALTGHGLFRLLVIFGSFILEAQSTGWLSKSKGPAYCPQPPQPENGGYKCHPSPCNNPLTSGSVIEYLCVEGYMLKGDYKYLTCKNGEWNPAMEVSCRLSPEKDSPPTIGVPTLSIVASTASSVALILLLVVLFVLLQPKLKSFHHSRRDQGVSGDQVSIMVDGVQVALPSYEEAVYGSTGNCIPPSDSRVQIVLSEGAGQNGPREMQQPDQGAHNTFEREDEAPGHSGLCEASGSQRSETVLVHQAATSSWVAGMASSRPVHKEVQDSESSDIQSLLSLTSSEEYTDDIPLLKEA
- the SUSD6 gene encoding sushi domain-containing protein 6 isoform X2, whose protein sequence is MCHGMVASKSNTGSSLALTGHGLFRLLVIFGSFILEAQSTDCPQPPQPENGGYKCHPSPCNNPLTSGSVIEYLCVEGYMLKGDYKYLTCKNGEWNPAMEVSCRLSPEKDSPPTIGVPTLSIVASTASSVALILLLVVLFVLLQPKLKSFHHSRRDQGVSGDQVSIMVDGVQVALPSYEEAVYGSTGNCIPPSDSRVQIVLSEGAGQNGPREMQQPDQGAHNTFEREDEAPGHSGLCEASGSQRSETVLVHQAATSSWVAGMASSRPVHKEVQDSESSDIQSLLSLTSSEEYTDDIPLLKEA
- the SUSD6 gene encoding sushi domain-containing protein 6 isoform X3: MCGTLPVLPELIMSSVTDCPQPPQPENGGYKCHPSPCNNPLTSGSVIEYLCVEGYMLKGDYKYLTCKNGEWNPAMEVSCRLSPEKDSPPTIGVPTLSIVASTASSVALILLLVVLFVLLQPKLKSFHHSRRDQGVSGDQVSIMVDGVQVALPSYEEAVYGSTGNCIPPSDSRVQIVLSEGAGQNGPREMQQPDQGAHNTFEREDEAPGHSGLCEASGSQRSETVLVHQAATSSWVAGMASSRPVHKEVQDSESSDIQSLLSLTSSEEYTDDIPLLKEA